The Actinopolyspora erythraea genome has a segment encoding these proteins:
- a CDS encoding sporulation protein yields MFKKMLQAVGIGGPSVDAVLSNDTAQPGGAVFGEVRVGGASAETEIQQIVLTLVAEVETDDDEKRAMPLQQVTIAEELHLAGEEYHTIPFSVPVPWETPITTVFGETLRGMRLGISTQVAVAKAVDTSDMDPVHIEPLDSQLPVIKALLDLGARVKHAELEHGHIHGTPQQLPCYQEIEFFPPAQLAGRVEEIELTFVAHPDSVDIVLQADKRGGLLTPEGEAIGRIHRSHEEAVHTDWHAELTHWLEAVATNHESGIHGYGGAHGHGGIHTHHVHEHPERGEERSGPGMGGMIAAGAGGLAVGAVGGMAVGEMLDGDEEEGEVDEEELAEELAEEMEEEE; encoded by the coding sequence ATGTTCAAGAAGATGCTGCAGGCTGTCGGGATCGGCGGACCGTCGGTGGACGCCGTACTCAGCAACGACACCGCCCAACCGGGCGGAGCCGTTTTCGGGGAGGTCCGGGTCGGCGGTGCCAGCGCGGAGACCGAGATACAGCAGATCGTGCTGACGCTGGTGGCCGAGGTGGAGACCGACGACGACGAGAAGCGGGCGATGCCGCTGCAACAGGTCACCATCGCCGAGGAGCTGCACCTGGCCGGCGAGGAGTACCACACGATCCCGTTCAGCGTTCCCGTGCCCTGGGAGACACCGATCACGACGGTCTTCGGTGAGACGTTGCGCGGTATGCGCCTGGGGATCAGCACCCAGGTCGCGGTGGCCAAGGCGGTGGACACCAGCGACATGGATCCGGTTCACATCGAACCGCTGGACTCCCAGCTGCCCGTGATCAAGGCGCTGCTGGACCTCGGAGCACGGGTGAAACACGCCGAACTCGAACACGGCCACATCCACGGCACACCGCAACAACTGCCGTGCTACCAGGAGATCGAGTTCTTCCCCCCGGCCCAGCTGGCCGGACGTGTCGAGGAGATCGAGCTGACCTTCGTCGCGCACCCCGACAGCGTCGACATCGTGCTGCAGGCCGACAAACGCGGGGGGCTACTCACCCCTGAAGGTGAGGCCATCGGCCGTATCCATCGGAGCCACGAGGAAGCCGTCCACACCGACTGGCACGCCGAACTCACCCACTGGCTGGAAGCGGTGGCCACCAACCACGAATCCGGCATTCACGGATACGGCGGCGCCCACGGGCACGGCGGTATCCACACGCACCACGTGCACGAACATCCGGAACGCGGGGAGGAACGTTCCGGTCCCGGCATGGGAGGGATGATCGCCGCCGGTGCGGGCGGACTGGCCGTCGGCGCGGTGGGCGGCATGGCCGTCGGGGAGATGCTCGACGGCGACGAGGAAGAGGGCGAGGTCGACGAGGAAGAGCTCGCCGAGGAACTCGCGGAGGAGATGGAAGAGGAGGAGTGA